From a single Lewinella sp. LCG006 genomic region:
- the hisD gene encoding histidinol dehydrogenase gives MQLYLHSDPEKWREILARPAQDLAQLEAPVNAILQEVATRGDDALLDLTAKFDGVRLAELAVSKEEIELAAEQLPADLRIAIQTAKENIAQFHAAQQETPQVIETMPGVRCWRKSVGIERVGLYIPGGTAPLFSTVLMLAVPAQLAGCKEIVLCTPPQKDGTVHPAILYAAQLAGVERIFRVGGAQAIAAMAYGTESIPATYKIFGPGNAYVTVAKQLVSRLGVAIDMPAGPSEVMVVADDTADPDFVAADLLSQAEHGTDSQVVLVTYSEAMARRIMQATEQQLASLPRREFAAASLANSSALVVATTSEAIALINAYAPEHLILSVEQPENLAAGVINAGSVFMGHYTPESVGDYASGTNHTLPTNGFARAYSGVSLDAFVKKITYQQLSKEGLQNIGPTVETMATAESLVAHQRAVSIRLAKINS, from the coding sequence ATGCAACTCTATCTCCATAGTGATCCCGAAAAATGGCGCGAAATTCTGGCGCGACCAGCACAGGATCTGGCCCAACTGGAAGCACCTGTCAATGCGATTCTCCAGGAAGTAGCTACACGGGGCGATGATGCCCTGTTGGACCTGACGGCCAAATTTGATGGCGTGCGGCTGGCGGAATTAGCGGTAAGCAAAGAAGAAATTGAACTGGCTGCCGAGCAACTCCCGGCAGATTTACGTATTGCCATCCAGACGGCAAAAGAGAACATTGCTCAATTTCACGCAGCCCAGCAGGAAACGCCTCAAGTGATAGAAACCATGCCGGGCGTTAGGTGTTGGCGCAAGAGTGTGGGTATCGAACGGGTAGGCTTGTACATTCCTGGCGGTACGGCACCGCTGTTTTCTACGGTACTCATGCTGGCGGTGCCTGCGCAGTTGGCGGGGTGTAAAGAGATTGTTTTGTGTACGCCTCCACAAAAGGACGGCACGGTACATCCGGCCATTCTTTATGCGGCCCAATTGGCCGGGGTAGAGCGTATCTTTCGGGTAGGAGGCGCCCAGGCCATTGCGGCGATGGCATATGGTACAGAAAGCATTCCTGCAACCTATAAAATATTTGGTCCAGGTAATGCCTACGTAACGGTGGCAAAGCAATTGGTGAGTCGATTGGGGGTCGCCATTGATATGCCGGCCGGCCCTTCCGAAGTGATGGTGGTCGCAGACGATACCGCTGATCCTGATTTTGTGGCGGCCGACCTTTTGAGTCAAGCCGAGCATGGTACCGATAGCCAAGTGGTTTTGGTAACTTATTCAGAGGCGATGGCTCGGCGGATCATGCAAGCCACCGAGCAGCAACTCGCTTCTCTACCTCGCCGCGAGTTTGCAGCGGCCAGCCTGGCCAACAGCTCTGCACTGGTGGTGGCTACCACCTCCGAGGCGATAGCATTGATCAACGCCTATGCACCTGAGCACCTGATATTATCGGTAGAGCAACCGGAAAACCTGGCCGCCGGCGTCATCAATGCGGGGTCGGTCTTTATGGGGCATTACACTCCAGAGTCTGTAGGCGATTATGCCAGTGGCACCAATCACACCTTGCCTACCAATGGTTTTGCACGAGCATACAGTGGTGTTTCGCTGGATGCTTTCGTGAAGAAGATCACCTACCAACAGTTAAGCAAAGAAGGTTTACAAAACATTGGCCCCACGGTAGAAACAATGGCTACCGCAGAATCCCTCGTCGCCCACCAGCGTGCAGTGAGTATCCGTTTAGCAAAAATAAATTCCTGA
- a CDS encoding peptidylprolyl isomerase encodes MHKIIFYLAVFALLGSCARPMANFSVPTEDIPAAKTLTFNNETEKAQSYLWDFGDGVTSTETSPEHRFLGSGTYTVKLTATDEKGKTGTKEKKVTVVAPERCLVLIQTPMGDMLAEIYDRTPLHQDNFVKMVEQGYYDSLLFHRVIQGFMIQGGDPDSKNAPPGKTLGSGGPGYTIKAEFVDSLAHVKGALAAARTNNPQKRSSGSQFYIVQGKTVSEQELNTREGVARFRYPSYVREEYLKMGGTPFLDQEYTVFGQVVEGLDVIDRIAAVNTNGQNRPNEDVWMVIKLIR; translated from the coding sequence ATGCACAAGATCATTTTTTACCTGGCGGTCTTTGCCCTTCTTGGTAGCTGCGCCCGCCCAATGGCTAATTTTTCGGTACCCACCGAAGACATCCCTGCAGCTAAGACGCTGACGTTTAACAACGAAACCGAAAAAGCTCAATCTTACCTCTGGGATTTTGGTGACGGCGTAACTTCTACGGAAACCTCTCCGGAGCACCGCTTCCTAGGTTCCGGAACCTACACCGTAAAGCTTACCGCCACCGACGAGAAAGGAAAAACCGGGACTAAAGAAAAGAAAGTGACGGTGGTAGCACCAGAACGTTGCCTGGTCTTGATTCAGACTCCTATGGGCGACATGCTGGCCGAAATCTATGACCGCACCCCCTTGCACCAGGACAATTTTGTAAAAATGGTAGAGCAAGGCTATTACGACAGCTTGCTTTTTCACCGGGTGATTCAGGGTTTTATGATTCAAGGGGGAGACCCCGATAGTAAAAATGCCCCTCCGGGGAAGACACTCGGATCTGGTGGGCCAGGATATACCATCAAAGCTGAATTTGTGGATTCGTTGGCACACGTGAAAGGTGCCTTGGCCGCAGCCCGCACCAACAATCCGCAAAAGCGCAGTTCTGGTTCTCAATTCTATATTGTACAAGGAAAAACAGTTAGTGAGCAAGAACTCAACACCAGAGAAGGTGTTGCGCGGTTTCGCTATCCATCCTACGTAAGGGAAGAATACCTAAAAATGGGCGGCACCCCCTTTCTCGATCAGGAGTATACCGTTTTTGGTCAGGTCGTGGAAGGTTTAGACGTTATTGATCGGATTGCGGCAGTAAATACGAATGGGCAAAATCGCCCTAATGAGGATGTTTGGATGGTGATTAAGCTTATCCGTTAA
- a CDS encoding peptidylprolyl isomerase, which yields MITRLFFALLILATLSGCNSDKSTYALISTEFGDMKVKLYNSTPQHRDNFIKLAEEGFYDGTLFHRVISGFMIQGGDPDSKTAPAGQSLGMGGPGYTVPAEIGALHLKGALAAARTQNPEKASSGSQFYIVQGKPVTDAELDNIGQRAGRPYSDVQRQLYKELGGTPQLDFEYTVFGEVVEGLEVIDAIAAVSTNPQAGNRPLSDVKMTVKILN from the coding sequence ATGATAACAAGATTATTTTTCGCCCTCTTGATCCTGGCCACCCTGAGTGGCTGCAACAGCGACAAAAGCACCTATGCGCTCATCTCTACGGAGTTTGGCGACATGAAGGTGAAGCTCTACAACAGCACTCCTCAACACCGAGATAATTTCATCAAACTGGCGGAAGAAGGCTTTTATGATGGTACCTTATTTCACCGGGTTATTTCAGGTTTTATGATCCAGGGAGGTGACCCCGACAGCAAAACGGCACCGGCTGGCCAATCGCTAGGCATGGGTGGCCCAGGCTATACCGTTCCTGCCGAAATTGGTGCACTGCATTTAAAAGGTGCATTGGCAGCTGCTAGGACCCAAAACCCAGAAAAAGCCAGCTCTGGCTCTCAGTTTTATATTGTCCAAGGCAAACCAGTCACAGACGCTGAGTTGGACAACATAGGGCAACGTGCAGGCAGGCCTTATTCCGATGTACAGCGCCAGCTTTACAAGGAATTGGGAGGTACACCACAGCTTGATTTTGAGTACACGGTTTTCGGAGAAGTTGTCGAAGGTCTTGAAGTGATCGACGCTATCGCTGCGGTCAGCACCAATCCTCAAGCTGGTAATCGACCGCTTTCTGATGTCAAAATGACCGTAAAAATCCTGAACTAA
- the hisG gene encoding ATP phosphoribosyltransferase, translating to MANRLQVAVQKSGRLLDDSLKLLKECGISIDNGRNQLKASARNFPIDVLYLRNGDIPQYVQDGVADIGIIGQNTMIEKEKNIKEALQLGFSKCRLSIATPRQTDYSGPQWLAGKRIATSYPNSLRQYLSSHGVTAEIHEISGSVEIAPNIGLADAICDLVSTGSTLFKNNLVEQEVILRSEAVIVQNEDLAPELQQILDKLTFRIQSVLTARKNKYLLMNARDEAVQDIINVLPGMKSPTVMPLAQSGWSSIHTVISEDRFWDIIDSLKEKGAEGILIVPIQKMIL from the coding sequence ATGGCCAACCGACTCCAAGTAGCTGTGCAAAAATCAGGGCGCTTACTCGACGACTCCCTCAAACTCTTAAAAGAATGTGGCATTAGTATCGACAATGGTCGCAATCAACTAAAGGCCTCCGCACGTAACTTTCCGATCGACGTGCTCTATCTCCGCAACGGCGATATTCCTCAGTACGTACAAGACGGAGTCGCCGACATCGGGATCATCGGTCAGAATACCATGATCGAAAAAGAGAAAAACATCAAGGAGGCGCTCCAGTTGGGTTTCTCTAAATGCCGCCTATCGATTGCCACTCCTCGACAAACCGATTACTCGGGGCCACAGTGGTTGGCGGGCAAGCGTATCGCTACCTCGTATCCTAATTCACTCCGTCAATACCTCAGCAGCCACGGGGTCACCGCCGAAATTCACGAGATATCAGGCTCGGTAGAAATCGCCCCCAATATTGGTTTAGCCGATGCCATCTGCGACCTCGTCAGCACAGGGAGCACGCTCTTTAAAAACAACCTGGTAGAACAGGAGGTCATTCTCCGATCAGAAGCCGTCATTGTACAGAACGAAGATTTAGCCCCCGAGCTACAGCAAATCCTTGACAAACTGACCTTCCGCATCCAGTCGGTACTGACGGCCCGCAAAAACAAATACCTATTGATGAATGCCCGCGACGAAGCGGTCCAAGACATCATCAATGTCCTTCCCGGGATGAAGAGCCCCACCGTCATGCCCCTCGCACAAAGCGGCTGGAGTTCTATCCATACCGTCATTTCAGAAGATCGTTTTTGGGATATCATTGATTCGCTCAAGGAAAAAGGTGCTGAAGGCATTTTGATTGTTCCGATTCAGAAGATGATTCTTTAA
- the ppgK gene encoding polyphosphate--glucose phosphotransferase yields MKENIILGVDIGGTGIKGGLINVENGEMITERHRLDTPQPATPEAVAATFKELVAFFNWKGPIGVGFPAIVSHGVALSAANIDPSWIGVNIADLLCKSSGCHVYVLNDADAAGVASMRFGAGKGEEGLVMMLTVGTGIGSALFIDGKLVPNTELGHLYLKNKKEVAEKYISKMARAEKDLSWAQWGKTFNKYLLHLQRLFSPDLIIIGGGGSKSFDEYKDQLTVDFRVKPAGYLNKAGAVGAAYYAWEQEQQLG; encoded by the coding sequence ATGAAAGAAAATATTATTCTTGGTGTAGACATTGGAGGCACCGGGATCAAAGGCGGGCTGATCAATGTAGAGAACGGTGAAATGATCACCGAGAGGCACCGTCTTGATACGCCACAACCCGCTACCCCTGAGGCCGTAGCTGCTACCTTCAAGGAGTTGGTAGCGTTTTTCAATTGGAAAGGCCCTATAGGTGTTGGCTTCCCGGCTATCGTCAGCCACGGCGTGGCCTTGAGTGCCGCTAATATTGACCCTAGCTGGATCGGTGTCAACATCGCAGATTTGCTGTGCAAGTCGTCGGGTTGCCATGTTTATGTACTCAATGATGCAGACGCCGCCGGGGTGGCGTCCATGCGCTTTGGTGCCGGCAAAGGCGAGGAGGGCCTGGTAATGATGCTCACGGTGGGTACGGGCATCGGATCAGCTTTATTTATTGATGGCAAATTGGTTCCCAATACGGAGTTGGGGCACCTCTACCTCAAAAATAAAAAAGAGGTTGCAGAAAAGTACATCTCAAAAATGGCTCGTGCGGAAAAAGACCTCAGTTGGGCACAGTGGGGAAAGACATTCAACAAATACCTATTGCATTTACAACGCTTGTTTTCTCCAGACTTGATCATCATCGGTGGCGGTGGTAGCAAAAGCTTTGACGAATACAAAGATCAGTTAACGGTTGATTTCAGGGTAAAACCCGCTGGCTATCTCAACAAGGCAGGAGCTGTTGGTGCTGCTTATTATGCTTGGGAGCAGGAGCAGCAACTCGGGTAA
- the hisB gene encoding bifunctional histidinol-phosphatase/imidazoleglycerol-phosphate dehydratase HisB, which translates to MQKILFLDRDGTLNLEPEDYQVDALSKVVFYPEVFQYLGRIARELDYELVMVTNQDGLGTESFPEATFWPAQNMIVDTLAGEGIIFSDIIIDRTFAKDNQPTRKPGTALLTKYLEGDYDLSNSYVVGDRLTDMQLAKNLGAKGVWMNNAPELGADELQEAQLKELASTIALTSTSWADIYALLKLGNREARVHRQTKETDILIELRLDGTGQSKMDTGLGFFDHMLDQLARHSGCDLKVTVKGDLHIDEHHTIEDTALALGEAFAQALGNKIGIERYGFYLPMDDVLAQVAIDFGGRPWIVWDAEYKREKIGDMPTEMFFHFFKSFSDAARCNLNIKVEGDNEHHKIEATFKALAKAIKMAKRRDARDAQLPSTKGIL; encoded by the coding sequence ATGCAAAAAATACTCTTTCTCGATCGCGACGGTACCCTCAATTTGGAGCCAGAAGATTACCAGGTAGATGCCTTATCTAAAGTCGTCTTTTACCCGGAGGTCTTCCAATACCTCGGCCGTATCGCCCGCGAGCTGGATTACGAGCTGGTAATGGTCACCAACCAGGATGGCCTGGGCACGGAGAGCTTTCCGGAAGCGACCTTTTGGCCAGCCCAAAACATGATCGTTGATACCCTTGCCGGGGAAGGTATTATTTTCTCCGATATCATCATTGATCGCACCTTTGCCAAAGACAATCAACCGACGCGGAAGCCAGGTACGGCACTGCTGACCAAGTACCTGGAAGGCGATTACGATCTCTCGAACAGCTACGTTGTAGGGGATCGTCTGACGGATATGCAGCTGGCCAAAAACCTGGGTGCCAAAGGAGTCTGGATGAACAATGCGCCGGAATTGGGTGCTGATGAACTTCAGGAAGCTCAATTAAAGGAACTAGCGTCGACCATTGCGCTGACCTCCACCAGTTGGGCCGATATCTACGCATTGTTGAAATTGGGCAATCGCGAAGCTCGTGTACATCGTCAAACCAAAGAAACCGACATTTTGATCGAACTCCGTCTGGATGGGACAGGGCAAAGCAAAATGGATACGGGCCTGGGGTTTTTCGATCACATGCTCGACCAACTGGCCCGCCACTCTGGCTGCGACCTGAAGGTAACTGTCAAGGGCGATTTGCACATCGATGAGCACCACACCATCGAAGATACCGCGCTCGCGCTCGGGGAAGCGTTCGCGCAAGCATTGGGCAACAAAATCGGTATTGAGCGCTACGGTTTTTATCTGCCCATGGACGATGTGCTGGCCCAGGTTGCCATTGATTTTGGTGGTCGCCCCTGGATCGTTTGGGATGCTGAATACAAACGTGAGAAAATCGGCGACATGCCGACGGAAATGTTTTTCCACTTTTTCAAATCCTTCTCGGATGCTGCCCGTTGTAACCTGAACATCAAGGTGGAGGGCGATAATGAACACCACAAAATTGAAGCGACGTTTAAAGCTTTGGCGAAAGCCATAAAAATGGCCAAACGCCGTGACGCCCGTGATGCCCAATTGCCCAGCACCAAAGGAATACTTTAA
- a CDS encoding RNA polymerase sigma factor, with amino-acid sequence MALNDLPVSYSSVGGTRKSFGSIKPTYLELVKCVGIYPGLSTGYNNREENPTDERILKLLILLSADTDQEILRLMQEPTQRERGFRLLVHTYGDRLYQHIRRMVHTHEDTNDVLQNALVKIHRGIERFQGNSQLYTWLYRIATNEALTFLERRKRQRRLFVSPGSEDHFLPEAHAELHLDGAYVRERLDQAIAELPPKQKAVFSLRYFEEKSYQEMADIFTTSVGALKASYHHAVKKIEAHLSK; translated from the coding sequence ATGGCATTGAATGATCTTCCTGTAAGTTATTCATCCGTAGGAGGCACAAGAAAAAGCTTTGGCAGTATTAAACCAACGTACTTGGAGCTTGTCAAATGCGTTGGAATATATCCGGGGCTCAGTACCGGATACAACAACCGGGAGGAAAATCCGACTGATGAAAGAATATTAAAGCTGTTAATCTTGCTGTCAGCCGATACCGATCAGGAAATTTTGCGTCTTATGCAGGAGCCTACCCAACGTGAGCGTGGGTTCAGGCTACTGGTGCATACCTACGGGGATCGTTTGTATCAACATATCCGACGGATGGTGCATACCCATGAGGATACCAATGATGTTTTGCAGAACGCTTTGGTAAAAATTCATCGGGGGATAGAAAGATTTCAGGGAAACAGCCAGTTGTATACCTGGCTCTACCGGATTGCTACCAATGAAGCACTTACTTTTTTAGAGCGCCGTAAAAGACAGCGCCGTTTGTTTGTAAGTCCAGGTAGCGAAGATCATTTCCTACCCGAAGCACATGCCGAATTGCACCTGGATGGAGCATACGTGAGGGAACGACTGGACCAGGCTATCGCTGAGTTGCCGCCGAAGCAAAAGGCTGTTTTTAGTTTGCGTTATTTTGAAGAAAAAAGCTACCAGGAAATGGCCGACATTTTTACTACTTCGGTGGGGGCTTTAAAAGCCAGTTACCATCACGCGGTCAAGAAAATTGAAGCTCACTTAAGTAAGTGA
- a CDS encoding tetratricopeptide repeat protein, with translation MNRRRKEDWDTRIVDLVTAYETGEATAFLDMDAYHDLIEYYQNEEQFEKALTVARQACSQYRFSTDFYAQQAQLLLYTNRHGQALEILELALTFAPGDFELNLLLAEAFIRTGKNQAGLARLAPYKLQASLEDLSEILLVESIAYERQGQYEHMFYALKAALEADWTNERALERVSLCTDFCRKHDEACTLYRKIIDEDPYNALAWYYLGQALVYLRKFEEALEAYEYAFLADPDLEEAYLEFAELSFEIHQPNIALETYKEMAERFGTDGDLLLRMGSCYHEMSQHETARAYLEQAARIEPHNDEVIFKIGECYAAQEKWVIARSFFEKAIRMNGEDENYYQALAEAAFATNDFSEAENAYDAALDLAPDNSQLWLDLAWFYLEMLRPQEALELLEEANEALYESEIEYSYIACLFSNGRRQEGLTKLAEILTENYPEHAYLFDWHPPLRNDAEVIALISLFKPEGG, from the coding sequence ATGAACAGAAGAAGAAAAGAGGACTGGGATACCAGGATTGTTGATTTGGTGACAGCTTACGAAACAGGTGAAGCCACTGCTTTTTTGGATATGGATGCCTACCACGATCTGATTGAATACTATCAGAACGAGGAACAATTTGAAAAAGCCCTTACGGTAGCTCGGCAAGCTTGTTCTCAATATCGGTTCTCTACAGATTTTTACGCTCAACAAGCGCAGCTGCTCCTCTATACAAATCGACATGGCCAAGCACTGGAAATCCTGGAGTTGGCCCTCACTTTTGCACCAGGAGACTTTGAACTTAACCTCCTTTTGGCGGAAGCCTTTATCAGAACAGGAAAAAACCAAGCCGGGTTGGCTCGCCTGGCACCTTACAAACTACAGGCAAGCTTGGAAGACCTGAGCGAAATCTTGCTCGTTGAATCCATTGCCTACGAGCGCCAAGGTCAATACGAGCACATGTTTTATGCCCTCAAAGCAGCCCTTGAAGCAGACTGGACCAATGAACGCGCCCTGGAAAGAGTAAGCCTATGTACTGACTTCTGCCGAAAACACGACGAAGCATGCACACTTTACCGTAAAATCATCGACGAAGACCCTTATAATGCTTTAGCCTGGTACTATCTGGGCCAGGCACTCGTATATTTAAGGAAGTTTGAAGAAGCGCTCGAAGCTTACGAATACGCTTTTCTTGCCGATCCCGATCTAGAGGAAGCTTACCTCGAATTTGCGGAACTGTCTTTTGAGATCCACCAACCAAATATCGCTCTGGAGACGTACAAAGAGATGGCGGAGCGTTTTGGTACGGATGGCGACCTGCTGCTGCGCATGGGAAGCTGCTACCACGAAATGAGCCAGCACGAAACTGCCCGGGCCTACTTGGAGCAAGCCGCCCGGATTGAGCCGCACAACGATGAGGTGATTTTTAAAATCGGCGAATGCTACGCAGCACAGGAAAAGTGGGTGATTGCCCGAAGTTTCTTTGAAAAGGCCATTCGGATGAACGGTGAGGACGAGAACTACTACCAGGCGCTGGCGGAAGCTGCTTTTGCTACCAATGACTTTTCGGAAGCGGAGAACGCCTATGACGCCGCGCTCGACCTCGCTCCCGATAATAGCCAACTCTGGCTGGATTTGGCATGGTTTTACCTGGAAATGCTAAGGCCGCAAGAGGCACTTGAGTTACTGGAGGAAGCAAATGAAGCCCTGTATGAAAGTGAAATTGAATACAGTTATATCGCGTGCTTGTTCAGCAACGGCCGCAGGCAGGAAGGACTGACAAAGCTGGCAGAAATCTTAACCGAAAACTACCCAGAGCACGCCTATCTTTTTGATTGGCACCCTCCTTTGCGTAATGATGCCGAAGTGATTGCCCTCATTAGTTTGTTTAAGCCAGAGGGCGGCTAA
- the hisC gene encoding histidinol-phosphate transaminase, producing MSRKFDLKQWVRPNIAALNPYSSARDEFKGTADVYLDANENPYETGLNRYPDPGAAAVKEKLAALKGIPASQIMLGNGSDEIIDLLFRIFCEPGQDKVIILPPTYGMYQVSADINNVGVVTVPLKKRFVPDVPAILAAATETTKILWLCTPNNPSGNDFAASDIEQLLEEFPGIVVIDEAYVDFAGRAAYINWLERYPNLVVMQTFSKAWGLAGIRLGMAFASPEIIALLHAVKPPYNVNRLTQQAAFAALEKPEEQAQQVTILLGQRTLLQQYLSGLEFVERIYPSSANFILAKVTDPQGVYNYLMNKGIIVRDRSRQYLCEGCLRFTVGTPEENEKLFRALLAYQE from the coding sequence ATGTCCCGAAAATTTGATCTCAAGCAGTGGGTACGCCCAAATATCGCGGCATTGAATCCATACTCGTCCGCACGCGACGAATTCAAAGGCACGGCCGACGTTTACCTGGACGCCAATGAAAACCCCTACGAAACGGGGCTCAATCGCTATCCTGACCCCGGTGCAGCTGCAGTCAAGGAGAAGCTGGCGGCATTAAAAGGAATACCTGCCAGCCAGATTATGCTAGGCAATGGCAGCGACGAAATCATTGACCTCTTGTTTCGCATTTTTTGCGAACCCGGTCAAGACAAAGTCATCATCCTGCCCCCTACGTATGGCATGTACCAAGTGAGTGCAGATATTAACAACGTAGGGGTGGTGACGGTACCGCTTAAAAAACGTTTCGTGCCCGATGTTCCCGCTATTTTGGCGGCAGCCACTGAAACAACAAAAATCCTTTGGCTCTGTACGCCCAACAACCCCAGTGGCAATGACTTTGCCGCCAGCGATATCGAACAGTTGTTGGAGGAATTCCCAGGCATTGTGGTGATTGATGAAGCTTATGTGGATTTCGCCGGGCGAGCAGCCTACATCAATTGGTTGGAACGCTATCCCAATCTGGTGGTGATGCAGACCTTTTCCAAAGCGTGGGGGCTGGCTGGTATTCGACTGGGAATGGCTTTTGCCTCGCCCGAAATTATCGCTTTACTCCATGCCGTAAAGCCTCCTTACAATGTGAATCGACTGACCCAGCAAGCAGCCTTCGCTGCTTTGGAAAAGCCGGAAGAACAGGCACAACAAGTCACCATACTCTTAGGCCAACGCACTTTGCTACAGCAATACCTCAGCGGCCTGGAGTTTGTAGAGCGTATCTACCCCTCCAGTGCTAATTTTATTCTCGCCAAAGTGACTGACCCACAGGGGGTCTATAACTACTTGATGAACAAGGGCATCATCGTTCGCGACCGTTCGCGGCAGTACCTCTGCGAAGGGTGCCTGCGCTTTACGGTGGGTACTCCGGAAGAGAACGAAAAATTGTTTAGGGCCTTGTTAGCTTATCAGGAGTGA
- a CDS encoding peptidoglycan-binding protein, whose protein sequence is MNKLFILLLLGCFSFWQPLTSQDYYTAFVGSFVEVRPQDFAKVRPLGFLYVQMGEGNLQQVFLGQYPKATTAEEVVEALKAEGFTNARALPGNYAQGIDVPVIQIATRYDIKTVNWQDLSRAGTLNVLLADGAVKVLTGTFPDVETAKAELPRIRSLGFDDAFVKMVNSGRLLPVTNVATGIKEDLIPLNLSEGTPVSPTPSTRTVPPPVQPEEMEVKDGGIITKNPPTVPRPTTPTTTPVGSSISVVSPVVDKPTPRLPDIRGNVKRNSVIELQRVLKASGYYQSSLDGYYGSGTTQSYEQMRTQDFTVRKYQQLIPFYQNINATQKQNALQLAIRELPYDPNAPLVIEGDQTAIGLAYQAYLSFTGLGASAEVNQLMNDAIKAAYLNSGVSTSVFNYRATYAYQGLDQLLLHLFYVHAAPAVSYLLPCWVNDRHPQATQNALQQMGDYRRLLQQDNCGTFTSWAEIQLLHTIAMDLNPAALSQTEALQEAAGRQNILYYQTTGLPATEATILETWQQNLFRNVDRWAGTDPLLAPTAQALKMAYFQSQVRIEDHYLDLGTSEAVARQLSIAALRAIAGVPLKRFE, encoded by the coding sequence ATGAACAAACTCTTTATTCTGCTGCTACTTGGTTGTTTTTCTTTCTGGCAGCCACTTACTAGTCAAGACTATTATACTGCTTTCGTAGGATCTTTCGTAGAGGTTCGACCTCAAGATTTTGCTAAAGTTCGCCCGCTCGGGTTTCTTTACGTACAAATGGGCGAAGGAAATTTGCAACAAGTATTTCTCGGGCAATATCCTAAAGCAACTACTGCTGAAGAGGTGGTGGAAGCATTAAAAGCTGAAGGTTTCACCAATGCGCGCGCCCTTCCGGGGAATTATGCCCAAGGCATTGATGTACCGGTTATTCAAATAGCTACTCGCTACGACATTAAGACCGTCAATTGGCAAGATCTGAGTAGAGCGGGGACGCTGAATGTCTTGCTCGCCGATGGTGCGGTAAAAGTATTAACGGGTACTTTTCCTGATGTTGAAACAGCAAAAGCAGAACTCCCGCGTATTCGTAGCCTCGGTTTTGATGATGCTTTCGTGAAGATGGTCAATAGCGGTCGGCTACTCCCGGTCACCAACGTAGCTACGGGTATTAAGGAAGACCTCATTCCTTTAAACCTCTCAGAAGGGACACCCGTTTCGCCAACGCCCAGTACTCGGACTGTACCTCCCCCGGTTCAACCCGAAGAAATGGAGGTTAAGGATGGTGGTATTATTACTAAAAACCCACCAACCGTTCCGCGCCCTACAACGCCCACTACTACACCTGTCGGAAGTTCGATAAGTGTGGTCAGCCCGGTGGTTGACAAACCCACGCCGCGTTTGCCGGATATCCGAGGCAACGTAAAACGCAATTCCGTGATAGAACTACAGCGCGTACTCAAGGCTAGTGGTTATTACCAGAGTAGCCTCGATGGTTATTACGGATCAGGGACTACCCAGTCCTACGAACAGATGCGTACCCAGGATTTCACCGTAAGGAAATACCAACAACTGATTCCTTTTTACCAAAACATCAACGCTACCCAAAAGCAGAATGCGCTTCAATTAGCCATCCGCGAACTGCCTTACGACCCTAATGCGCCGCTGGTGATAGAAGGCGACCAAACGGCCATCGGACTTGCGTATCAGGCTTATCTTTCGTTTACGGGATTGGGTGCCAGTGCCGAAGTAAACCAACTGATGAATGATGCGATCAAAGCTGCTTATCTCAATAGTGGTGTAAGTACCAGCGTCTTCAATTATCGCGCTACTTATGCTTATCAAGGCCTCGATCAACTGCTGTTGCACCTTTTTTACGTGCATGCTGCCCCTGCGGTGAGTTACCTCTTGCCTTGCTGGGTGAATGATCGCCACCCCCAAGCCACCCAAAATGCGCTTCAGCAAATGGGCGATTACCGCCGCTTGCTCCAACAGGACAATTGTGGCACCTTCACCAGTTGGGCCGAAATTCAGCTCCTACACACCATTGCCATGGACCTCAACCCGGCAGCGCTCTCCCAAACAGAAGCTTTGCAGGAAGCTGCTGGTCGGCAGAATATCCTTTACTACCAAACCACCGGCCTCCCCGCTACCGAAGCCACCATCCTGGAAACCTGGCAACAAAACCTCTTCCGCAATGTTGATCGCTGGGCTGGCACCGACCCCCTACTTGCGCCTACTGCACAAGCACTGAAAATGGCTTATTTCCAGTCACAAGTCAGAATTGAAGATCATTATCTCGACCTGGGTACTTCAGAAGCCGTCGCCCGACAATTGTCTATCGCAGCCCTACGGGCAATTGCAGGAGTACCTTTGAAGCGATTTGAGTAG